In the genome of Xenopus laevis strain J_2021 chromosome 1S, Xenopus_laevis_v10.1, whole genome shotgun sequence, one region contains:
- the mlec.S gene encoding malectin-A isoform X1: protein MKLPILRSNPEDQVLYQTERYNEDSFGYDIPIKEEGEYVLVLKFAEVYFAQSQQKVFDVRVNGHTVVKDLDIFDRVGHSTAHDEIIPISIKKGKLSVQGEVSTFTGKLSVEFVKGYYDNPKVCALFIMKGTADDVPMLQPHPGLEKKEEEEEEEEEEGSTSKKQINKNRVQSGPRTPNPYASDNSSLMFPILVAFGVFIPTLFCLCRL from the exons ATGAAACTGCCTATTCTACGTTCCAACCCAGAAGACCAAGTCTTGTACCAGACTGAACGTTACAATGAGGACAGCTTTGGGTATGATATTCCCATTAAGGAGGAAGGAGAATATGTCCTAGTGCTGAAGTTTGCTGAGGTGTACTTTGCCCAGTCTCAGCAGAAG GTATTTGATGTCCGTGTAAATGGCCATACTGTTGTGAAGGACTTGGATATTTTTGATCGTGTGGGACACAGCACAGCCCACGATGAGATCATTCCCATCAGCATCAAGAAGGGGAAGCTAAGTGTGCAGGGGGAGGTGTCGACATTTACAGGGAAACTCAGTGTGGAATTTGTAAag GGATACTACGACAACCCCAAAGTATGTGCTCTGTTTATTATGAAGGGAACAGCCGATG ATGTCCCAATGCTGCAGCCTCACCCAGGTCTGGAGAagaaagaggaggaagaagaggaagaagaagaagaaggttcAACTAGCAAGAAACAGATCAACAAAAATCGTGTCCAGTCAGGTCCACGGACCCCTAACCCATATGCCTCTGACAACAGCAGCCTCATGTTTCCAATCCTGGTGGCCTTTGGAGTGTTTATCCCCACACTCTTCTGTCTGTGTCGGCTATAA